GGTGGAGCCTACCGTAGCGAGAAAAGTCAGCCCCCGCTCCAGAATGTCGATCTCCCGGTTCAGGGCCACGGTCATGGCCCGGCGGACATTGGGTAGGAGATCGCCATTCCCCCCCAGGCGCGGGGTGAGAATGCGCTCGCCGCTCTCCCACCGCTTCCACTCCTGATAGCCGGTGGTAAAAACCGTCACTACAGGGGAGTTGGGCCACTCCCGACCGGCGGTTTTGAACAGCTGGGCAACGCTGCCGCCGCTCCAAAACCGCTCTTCGAAAGCTTCGGCTTCCCGGGTGACCCGGCGAAAGCGTCGCCATTTGTCGAGAATGATCGCCCAGCAGACGATGGAGGCCACCAGCAGGGAGAGCATCACCAGCTGGACGACGGGTCCGGCCTGGGCAATAAGATCCCATATGGAGTGTGTATTCAGGGCTTCGTTCATGGGGTTTCCCGTTGGTTGGTGATTCGGGATAAAAGCGCCGGGGGAAAACGGGTGGGACGGAAATCCCCATCCACCACGGCAATACGCACCTCGGCCTGGGTAATTATCTCATCGCTGCCTTCCTTATGGATCAGCTGTTCCAAGGTGAGGCTGGCTCCCCCCAGGCGGATGACCTGGGCGGTGACGATGAGATGATCGTCGAGACGTGCCGGGGCTTTGAAGGCGATATCCACATGGGTGATGGTAAAGCGAACGCCGGTTTCCTGAAATCCCGACTCCTGCTCCCAGCCCCGATGCCGCAGCCATTCGGTGCGGGCACGCTCCATGTATTTCAGATAATTGCCATGATAAACCACCCCCGCCGTATCGGTATCTTCATAATAGACACGAACGGGCCAAAGAAAAGGTGTTTTGGTCGTGTTTGTTTCGGTCATAAAAAGGTTCCTTGCTGCATGGGGGCTTCCCGACCCAGATGGAGGTAGGCTCCACGGGTGGCTCGACGCCCCCGGGGGGTGCGGTCGAGCAGCCCTTCCTGAAGTAAATAGGGTTCGATGACATCTTCGATGGTATCCCGCTCTTCACCGATGGCGGCGGAAAGGGTGTCGAGACCCACGGGACCGCCACCAAATTTGTCGATAATGGTGGTGAGCAGACGCCGGTCCATATGGTCCAGACCAATCTCATCCACTTCCAACAGCCCCAACGCCTTGTCCGCCAGCGCCCGGTCGATTTTACCCGGCCCCAACACCTGGGCAAAATCCCTGACCCGCTTGAGCAGCCGATTGGCGATGCGGGGGGTGCCCCTGGAGCGGCGGGCGATCTCTCCGGCTCCGGAATCGTCCAGTTCGACGTTGAGAATCACCGCCGAGCGCCTGACAATTTCGGC
The sequence above is a segment of the Magnetococcales bacterium genome. Coding sequences within it:
- the ybgC gene encoding tol-pal system-associated acyl-CoA thioesterase, with protein sequence MTETNTTKTPFLWPVRVYYEDTDTAGVVYHGNYLKYMERARTEWLRHRGWEQESGFQETGVRFTITHVDIAFKAPARLDDHLIVTAQVIRLGGASLTLEQLIHKEGSDEIITQAEVRIAVVDGDFRPTRFPPALLSRITNQRETP
- the tolQ gene encoding protein TolQ, which produces MNEALNTHSIWDLIAQAGPVVQLVMLSLLVASIVCWAIILDKWRRFRRVTREAEAFEERFWSGGSVAQLFKTAGREWPNSPVVTVFTTGYQEWKRWESGERILTPRLGGNGDLLPNVRRAMTVALNREIDILERGLTFLATVGSTSPFIGLFGTVWGIMNAFRGLAGAKTTTLTMVAPGIAEALIATAMGLVAAIPAVIAYNKFAADLRRVHQKLDNFGAEFLNILERQTSRGKGRS